One window from the genome of Thermoplasmata archaeon encodes:
- a CDS encoding DNA-directed RNA polymerase subunit D encodes MDVAVRSLKPRSTMLEFSGTTSAQVNAIRRVLVADVPKLAIEDVEFHLGPIRDEATGKDYDSSTSMFDEGVALRLGLLPIPTDLGQFRKRSECTCSGAGCPSCQVMYSIDRKGPCTVYARDVVPLGDPTLAIIEPEIPIVRLGAKQALLAYATAVVGTAREHAKWQVALAVGLSSPVEIQVSKKAGCSDACLKRAAESLPDGIVSFSDGKITILDETKGALAAGLEEACPHRSIKLVWAADRFFFRFETDGSLTAREALRYALKDLKRRFEDLREAVQAIA; translated from the coding sequence ATGGACGTCGCGGTCCGTTCCCTCAAGCCCCGCTCGACGATGCTCGAGTTCTCGGGCACGACCTCGGCTCAGGTCAACGCGATCCGGCGCGTCCTCGTCGCGGACGTCCCGAAGCTCGCGATCGAGGACGTCGAGTTCCATCTAGGCCCGATCCGCGACGAGGCGACCGGGAAGGACTACGACTCCTCCACGAGCATGTTCGACGAAGGGGTCGCGCTGCGGCTCGGACTCCTGCCGATCCCGACCGACCTCGGACAGTTCCGCAAGCGCTCCGAGTGCACCTGCAGCGGCGCGGGGTGCCCCTCCTGCCAGGTGATGTACTCGATCGATCGCAAGGGTCCGTGCACCGTGTATGCGCGGGACGTCGTCCCGCTCGGGGACCCGACGCTCGCGATCATCGAGCCCGAGATCCCGATCGTGCGGCTCGGCGCGAAGCAGGCGTTGCTCGCGTACGCGACCGCGGTCGTGGGCACGGCCCGGGAGCATGCGAAGTGGCAAGTCGCCCTCGCGGTCGGTCTGAGCTCGCCCGTCGAGATCCAGGTCTCGAAGAAGGCGGGCTGCTCGGATGCGTGCCTCAAGCGCGCGGCGGAATCGCTGCCGGACGGGATCGTATCGTTCTCCGACGGCAAGATCACGATCCTCGATGAGACGAAGGGCGCGCTCGCGGCCGGGCTCGAGGAAGCGTGCCCCCACAGGTCGATCAAGCTCGTGTGGGCCGCCGACCGGTTCTTCTTCCGGTTCGAGACCGATGGCTCTCTCACGGCGCGCGAGGCTCTCCGCTACGCGCTCAAGGACCTCAAGCGCCGGTTCGAGGACCTGCGCGAGGCGGTCCAGGCGATCGCTTAG